One genomic window of Gossypium hirsutum isolate 1008001.06 chromosome D11, Gossypium_hirsutum_v2.1, whole genome shotgun sequence includes the following:
- the LOC107941913 gene encoding peroxisomal and mitochondrial division factor 2: MENSMTTNGEVETIEKFLDSDEAKISKLVNKIEGLESEKIKLTNENKEMMEQMKKLNHEMDHLQKRDEEMRLETDEWDEDSSFLESIAARSANLETEVTRLQHDLRTSTREVGEAKKEVIELKKALEEKALVIERLRHEIAELRKEKVKSEKKGRELETKIGILEVRVTEERGKKSRVQEEMKERIDELKKKIEDLEADVAKLSNELKRRKEEKRQCEEKAMGLEFNMLALKDMVDEKTNEAKSGKVKDIGCTDKRLEVPIATVGTVAAIAVVVAVVYRCCRKRS; the protein is encoded by the coding sequence atggaaaattcaATGACCACCAATGGCGAAGTGGAGACGATAGAGAAGTTCCTCGACTCCGATGAAGCTAAAATATCTAAACTGGTTAACAAAATCGAAGGTCTTGAAAGCGAGAAGATAAAATTGACTaatgaaaacaaagaaatgaTGGAACAGATGAAAAAATTGAATCATGAAATGGATCATCTGCAAAAAAGGGATGAAGAAATGAGATTAGAAACGGATGAGTGGGATGAAGATTCAAGTTTCCTGGAATCGATTGCAGCGAGATCGGCTAACTTAGAAACTGAAGTCACGAGGCTTCAACATGATCTGAGAACATCGACGCGTGAAGTAGGTGAAGCGAAGAAAGAGGTGATTGAGTTAAAGAAAGCACTGGAGGAGAAAGCATTGGTGATCGAAAGACTGCGCCACGAAATCGCTGAGTTGAGGAAAGAGAAAGTTAAGAGTGAGAAGAAAGGGAGGGAGCTGGAAACAAAAATAGGGATTTTAGAAGTGAGAGTAACGGAGGAAAGGGGAAAGAAATCTAGGGTCCAAGAGGAAATGAAGGAAAGGATCGATGAGCTTAAGAAGAAAATTGAAGATCTCGAAGCCGATGTAGCTAAATTGAGCAATGAATTGAAAAGAAGGAAGGAAGAAAAACGACAATGTGAGGAGAAGGCAATGGGGTTGGAATTCAACATGTTGGCCTTAAAGGACATGGTCGACGAGAAGACAAACGAAGCTAAAAGTGGAAAGGTTAAGGATATTGGCTGCACAGATAAAAGGTTGGAGGTTCCGATTGCGACAGTCGGAACAGTTGCTGCCATTGCTGTGGTGGTTGCTGTGGTATATCGTTGCTGTAGGAAGCGGTCGTGA